One genomic segment of Nitrospirota bacterium includes these proteins:
- a CDS encoding NUDIX hydrolase gives MDTRHQTSAGGIVFRRNDGRVEVALIARTSPAKRRIWALPKGWVEPGETIEDAALREIREETGLTGRLLDPLGQIEYSFYSPRDHTRIHKTVHFFLVEYLGGDTADHDHEVEEARWWPLDEALAQMTYESERRVMAQARDRLLTSHAT, from the coding sequence GTGGACACTAGACACCAGACATCCGCAGGGGGGATCGTGTTCCGGCGCAACGACGGCCGCGTCGAGGTGGCCTTGATCGCCCGGACGAGTCCCGCAAAGCGACGGATCTGGGCGCTTCCCAAAGGGTGGGTCGAACCGGGCGAGACCATCGAAGACGCCGCGCTGCGCGAAATTCGCGAGGAAACCGGCCTGACCGGCCGCCTGCTGGATCCCCTCGGGCAGATCGAATATTCGTTTTACTCCCCCAGAGACCACACCAGGATTCACAAAACCGTCCACTTCTTCCTCGTCGAATACCTCGGCGGAGATACCGCGGACCACGACCACGAGGTGGAAGAGGCTCGCTGGTGGCCGCTGGACGAAGCCCTGGCGCAGATGACCTACGAAAGCGAGCGCCGGGTGATGGCACAGGCCAGGGATCGACTGCTGACGTCCCACGCGACGTGA